A single genomic interval of Spinacia oleracea cultivar Varoflay chromosome 6, BTI_SOV_V1, whole genome shotgun sequence harbors:
- the LOC130462887 gene encoding uncharacterized protein, whose product MNIDENTQIILNKNTVPDQRVYNAPTSDEVAVIWPEATSSSESSSSHILVSGKSNESHRIMNYYGCYDLLQYPLLFPRGDCGWNQGLKKMSTGGRRQLQVQQDPVLSCVVHTAEELLSEEAIRATPSRTNTDKRISARQYYAYKLQSRPNNLLLRAGRCLQQYIVDMYVKVENTRLDFFRNNQDTIREDLYQGILDTVERGENSAANVGHRVVLPPTFIGGPRDLKKRYLNAMALVQRYGKPDLFVTMTCNPNWQEIKQELAPGGEAQNRPDLVSRIFRAKLLALKKLITQKHVFVEVAAMIYVVEFQKRDLPHAHFLIILTPASKIKTPADYDKFVSAEIPSIDNPHLRKIVLKHMMHGPCGKLNPKCPCMKRKGNKEHCKSGYPKHFCDETTTSADGFPVYKRTATGETVSIRRATLDNRWVIRYNPYLSSLFDCHINVEVCSSIQAAKYLYKYVYKGHDRISFNVVRDGERDAVDEIEQYQSGRWVSPCEAAWRLFAFDLYEMHPAVLPLQVHLLNMQTIQLRPYEQLDSIIATEKRSRTPLTEFFKANAATPDGTGYLYGSFTEKYKWDASAKEWLLRKNKTIVIGRLAFVAPSEGERYFLRLLLVHVHSPKSFEDLLTVDGYRCATFQEAALKRGLLEEDEAVDLCLAEAAEVQMPTALRSLFATVLIFCQPSNPSALWDKYYASLSEDFNRQFPGLDSKVKHLTARSVEQYLEEIGKSLKTFGLEHLNEEQDAEVARTKDIIDALGAPIPEQCISCRDKLNKAQQEAFNSITDHVKQGKGGAFFIDGPGGTGKTFLYNALYAEVRLMGKIVLATATSGIAAANIPSGRTAHSRFKIPIDIEASLACDVPKQGSLAALIQETTLIIWDEASMARKENVESLDLLLRDLCDADLLFGGKLIVFGGDFRQVLPVLPRKTQREAVAVSLVSFVLWARMIRFLLTENIRAREDPAFSAFLLALGNGELQTIDNNLVHLPSEVVKPLEEGKDPITDPTALTFPQLDLQAFDSDIFTTRAILTPMNADVDSINTNLIQKFPGQPVLYKSFDTMLDDNYNVYPTEFINTLCPGGMSPHELILKKGSPVILLRNVLPSSGLCNGTRLICEEFFPNLIQCVIITGHHKGKHVFIPRVNLRPAASSKYPILFQRKQFPLKLSFAMTINKSQGQTLSQVAIYLPRPCFSHGQLYVALSRARQSAHVTVISAGTPQQQTGTQVENVLSYDVLKLAGLSCLDEYGCSSLFMLFILFILVFVLLSCIVVSVILQLLCLVVARCALLTVVLLCSGNSPQTMIEGYVKRVWGKMGIHKVGPVGNGT is encoded by the exons ATGAATATTGATGAAAATACGCAGATTATACTTAATAAAAATACAGTGCCTGACCAACGAGTTTATAATGCTCCTACCTCAGATGAAGTTGCTGTTATTTGGCCTGAAGCCACATCTTCCAGTGAATCTAGCAGCTCGCATATACTTGTGTCCGGAAAGTCTAATGAGTCACATAGGATCATGAACTATTATGGCTGCTACGACCTACTCCAGTATCCGCTTTTGTTTCCCCGGGGTGACTGTGGTTGGAACCAGGGCCTTAAAAAAATGTCTACCGGTGGTAGGAGGCAGCTACAAGTACAGCAGGATCCCGTCCTATCTTGTGTTGTGCACACTGCTGAAGAACTTTTATCGGAGGAAGCCATAC GTGCAACACCGAGCCGCACTAATACAGACAAACGTATTTCTGCAAGGCAGTATTATGCATATAAACTCCAGAGCCGCCCAAATAATCTACTTCTTAGAGCCGGTCGCTGTCTTCAGCAGTACATTGTAGACATGTACGTGAAAGTTGAGAATACGCGCCTTGATTTCTTCCGTAACAACCAGGACACTATCAGGGAAGACTTATATCAAGGGATTCTGGACACTGTGGAAAGAGGGGAAAACAGTGCAGCTAATGTGGGGCACCGTGTCGTGTTGCCACCAACTTTTATTGGCGGCCCTCGGGACCTTAAGAAAAGGTACCTAAACGCAATGGCTCTTGTGCAACGGTATGGGAAGCCAGATCTCTTTGTAACAATGACATGTAATCCAAATTGGCAAGAGATAAAACAAGAGCTCGCTCCCGGGGGAGAAGCGCAGAACAGGCCTGATTTGGTTTCGAGGATTTTCCGAGCGAAATTGTTAGCCCTGAAAAAACTGATAACGCAGAAACATGTTTTCGTTGAAGTTGCTGCAATGATCTACGTTGTTGAGTTTCAGAAACGAGATTTGCCTCATGCGCATTTTCTCATCATTCTCACACCTGCTTCCAAGATCAAAACTCCTGCCGATTATGACAAATTTGTCTCTGCTGAGATACCCTCCATCGACAACCCTCATCTTCGGAAGATCGTTCTCAAGCACATGATGCATGGCCCCTGTGGAAAGTTAAACCCTAAGTGTCCATGCATGAAACGCAAAGGGAATAAAGAACACTGTAAAAGTGGATACCCAAAACATTTTTGTGATGAGACAACCACCAGTGCGGATGGCTTCCCAGTGTATAAGCGCACAGCCACCGGTGAAACAGTATCCATTCGCAGAGCCACTTTGGATAATAGGTGGGTTATTCGGTACAACCCGTACCTCTCATCTTTGTTTGATTGTCATATTAACGTTGAGGTTTGTTCAAGCATTCAAGCAGCCAAGTACTTATACAAGTATGTTTACAAGGGCCATGATAGAATCTCGTTCAACGTTGTGAGAGACGGTGAACGTGACGCTGTTGATGAGATTGAGCAATACCAATCAGGTCGATGGGTTTCGCCTTGTGAAGCTGCGTGGCGCCTTTTTGCGTTTGACCTGTATGAGATGCATCCTGCTGTCCTACCTCTTCAGGTCCACCTACTTAACATGCAGACCATTCAGCTGAGGCCTTATGAGCAGCTTGATTCTATCATTGCAACAGAAAAACGGTCCCGCACTCCTCTGACCGAATTCTTTAAAGCGAATGCTGCAACACCAGATGGGACAGGTTATCTATATGGAAGTTTTACAGAGAAGTACAAATGGGATGCATCTGCAAAGGAATGGCTGTTACGGAAAAACAAGACTATAGTTATTGGCAGGCTAGCTTTTGTTGCTCCGTCTGAAGGAGAGCGATATTTCTTGAGGTTGCTTCTTGTTCATGTGCATAGCCCTAAATCATTTGAAGATCTACTGACAGTTGATGGCTATCGATGTGCAACCTTCCAGGAGGCAGCCTTGAAACGCGGCTTGCTTGAAGAGGATGAAGCTGTGGACCTATGTTTGGCTGAGGCAGCTGAGGTCCAAATGCCTACTGCTCTGCGTAGCTTATTTGCAACAGTCCTCATTTTCTGTCAACCAAGCAACCCAAGTGCACTGTGGGATAAATATTATGCATCTCTGTCTGAGGATTTTAACCGCCAATTTCCAGGCTTAGATTCAAAGGTTAAACATCTGACAGCCAGATCGGTCGAGCAATACTTGGAAGAAATTGGTAAATCGCTTAAGACTTTTGGCCTTGAACACTTGAATGAAGAACAGGATGCTGAGGTAGCAAGGACAAAAGACATAATTGATGCACTGGGTGCACCAATACCCGAACAATGTATTAGTTGTCGTGACAAGTTAAACAAGGCCCAACAAGAAGCTTTTAATTCCATCACTGACCATGTGAAGCAGGGAAAGGGTGGAGCATTCTTTATAGACGGCCCTGGTGGAACGGGGAAAACGTTTTTGTACAATGCACTATACGCAGAGGTTCGACTAATGGGAAAAATTGTGCTTGCAACTGCTACATCAGGTATTGCAGCAGCCAATATACCATCTGGTCGAACAGCCCACTCCAGGTTCAAAATACCAATTGATATTGAAGCATCCCTAGCTTGCGATGTTCCGAAACAAGGTAGTTTAGCTGCATTGATACAGGAAACGACTCTTATCATATGGGACGAGGCTTCAATGGCACGAAAAGAGAATGTTGAATCCTTGGATCTGCTGCTCCGAGATCTGTGCGATGCAGACCTGCTGTTTGGTGGTAAACTCATAGTCTTTGGAGGTGATTTCCGGCAAGTCCTCCCTGTTCTGCCCCGCAAAACACAACGGGAAGCAGTTGCAGTCAGTTTAGTTAGCTTTGTCTTGTGGGCTCGAATGATAAGGTTCCTCTTGACAGAAAACATACGAGCTCGTGAAGATCCAGCCTTCTCAGCTTTCTTACTTGCATTGGGTAATGGAGAACTGCAAACCATTGACAACAACCTTGTCCACTTGCCAAGTGAGGTCGTCAAGCCTCTTGAGGAAGGAAAGGATCCCATCACAGACCCGACTGCCCTTACATTTCCTCAACTCGACCTTCAAGCCTTTGACTCGGACATCTTCACAACAAGGGCAATTCTGACTCCCATGAACGCTGATGTTGACTCTATAAACACAAACCTTATTCAAAAGTTTCCAGGTCAGCCTGTCCTCTATAAAAGCTTTGACACAATGCTTGATGACAATTATAATGTCTATCCTACCGAATTTATAAACACACTCTGCCCCGGTGGAATGAGCCCTCATGAACTTATCTTAAAAAAGGGAAGCCCAGTCATTTTGCTCCGGAATGTTCTCCCATCTTCCGGCTTGTGCAATGGTACAAGGTTAATATGTGAAGAGTTTTTCCCTAACCTCATCCAATGTGTAATCATCACTGGCCACCACAAAGGGAAGCACGTTTTTATTCCCCGTGTTAACCTGCGGCCTGCCGCTTCTTCGAAGTACCCAATACTTTTTCAAAGAAAACAATTTCCTTTGAAGTTGAGCTTTGCAATGACAATCAACAAGTCCCAAGGGCAAACCTTAAGTCAAGTTGCTATTTACCTTCCTCGTCCATGTTTCTCGCATGGGCAGTTATATGTCGCCTTGTCAAGGGCAAGACAATCAGCCCATGTTACTGTCATTTCAGCCGGCACTCCCCAACAACAAACCGGAACTCAAGTTGAAAATGTGCTTTCATATGACGTGTTGAAGCTCGCTG GTCTCTCGTGTTTAGATGAATATGGGTGTTCCAGCCTGTTCATGTTGTTCATCTTATTCAT ACTGGTTTTTGTGCTGTTGTCTTGTATTGTTGTGAGTGTTATTCTCCAACTTCTGTGTTTGGTTGTTGCTAGGTGTGCTCTGCTAACTGTTGTCCTGCTGTGTTCAG